gacacaaaatttaagaaataaataaataattttgaattttgtgatttaaAACGAGCCTTAAACATTTGTatagctataaatcatttcattaaggacaAAATgaaaaattttaaagttaagttgtttcAAATTATAAAAATATAACATTCTTTTTGGGGTCACACTATAAAATTGAGTGTtacataaattggaacggataaACTAAGAGATAAGAAAAAATTCACAACAAATCACACCAATTATACAATGGCCCAGGTGGATTGACTTTACGAAAATGATGACAAAAACAATGAGAATTCAAAGGAAAAAAGCAGTTCCACATGGAGCAGCTTTATAGGATCACAAAACAATGTGAGGACGACAAAACTTGTAGGTTGCTGCTTTTATATAGTAGTAATTTGATGTGTTATCCACGTCTAGGAAATTGAGGAATACACAGGATCCGAGGTGTTTAAAAGGTAGTAGTATGTTCTAACCAAGTTTAGATGCTCTTGAGAACTCCTGAGCCAGCATTAGAAAACCGTGAATTTTGTGTTCTTTCCCTTGTCAAATTGGGTGTTAAGCCTATTATGAAATAGTGAATTTTATGTTCTTTCCTTGTCCGTTTTACATAAAAGTTTATTCATGTGAACTTTCTATGGTTCTTTATTTACTTGTTTTAATGATTTTCTTTGTAACAAAAAACGTTTTCTTTGTATAGTTTGACCTTTCTGGAAAATAATTTATGGTTTTTGAAATTTCTATTCTGGAGGTCTTCATTATATTATCTTATATAAAGAAATAGATTTCTTGAAAGAAATGAAATATACACCAACATGCACAAGCTCCTGCACTGAGTGCACATAATTTATTGAGCAGATCTAGTCATTTCAAATTACTTTTCATATTTAACACTCTTCCAAGGATCATTCAGGATACACGGAGGGGATTTGAGTCCACTAATTTGTCTAATCCCAGGGTCTTGCCTTTTCTACCGTATCAATTTAGAAGGAAAATGAGGAATCTCTTCATGGTAAAATTTTGATATTAAGAGAACTCTCTGTGTCTGTTACTTTACATTAATATTTTCTATCAAAAAGTGTCAGCACAGTGTTGGTTGTTTCTGCTGAGGGCCTTCGCCACAACCACACCCCCCTTCTCTTTTGTGTATGTATCAGAAATACGCATTCTCAAGTCTTGATGTTTCCTATAAGAAAGTGGTAGCACAGTTCTATTCTAGTTTTCCTCTTTGAAGTAATGAACTTCTTGATATGGAAGCTGCATGAAAGGTTGTAAGCTTAACTTACATTTATTTTTCTACGGTTTTCCTCTTAAAAGTAATGAACTGGTCGAAAGGGAAGCATAAAAGCATGTAAATGTAAATTGCTATCACTATGCTCGGTGTTGGCATTCGCATCACAAAGCTTGAATAACTTGGTAAAGCTTAGATATTGAAAAATGGTTCTCGGGATGTCACTGAGTCCAGAACCATTATTTTACTGATACAAGAAAATTAGTACAACATAGGCAAAATAAATATAATGATTCACTGAGAAGTCAtccttctttattttcttgcagATATTCATAGTTTTCCTCCTGTCTTTTAATAACTGATGCTGTCAacagaaaagaaataaaaaagcaGAAAAATATTTAAGTCAGAAAAGAAATTTTTAGTAGTGAAACCTGTATCGAAATGCATAAAAAATGTAACTTACGTATCACAGTTAACGTTTCTGGAGATGGGGGTATCCATGGTGACACCACACTTGGTAGGAAGAGCTTGAGCTGCATCATCTTTAAGGTTTGCGTACCTGTTAGCAGCAGCCTTGACACAATTGCAAGCTACCTTTTTGTCGGCTGTGCTTTGAGCCAATCCTTTTAGGCTTTTCACTCCACTGCAGCAAGCTGCACCTGGCTCACCTCCTTGAGTAAGGTACGGAATGCATGGTGCCAATGAAGCATCCACTTGCCCACAAGTGAGGGCTTGTCCTGGCTCAAACATGAGCTGAATCATGGCCAACACTACAATGGCTGAAATGATGATTCCCTTCATCTTTGCTTCAGTCTTTCGTGTAGGTTTATGGGTGAATTTTGAGTTGGAAGTGAGGCAAGtggttttctttgaattattgttttgtttttgcACTTGTGGAAGGCCAGCCAGTGTCTTAAGAGGGTATTTATAGGAATTGAGGAAGTGCTAAGAAAAGTAAGTTGTTCTTTGCTTTGGTAATATCAGTTATGTCATTTCGGCTTCTTGTTTCCTTATTATGTCACCCCTGTCCTAATTTGTTGCAGAAAGAGCAACTAGTTTTGGACGGTTATTTGCAGACATTTATGATGTACTTCACCTTTTCTCTATTAGTGGTGCTGAGGGATCACATAATTCAACAGACCTTATCGTCTTTTGAATCAAGAGACTATTGTCTTTCTTTAGCAGCCTTAATTGGCCATCTGCAAAATATGATACCTCTGTTTTGTATGCCAATGTAAAACAAAGGCAAACCATACTGTTCAGGTAAAATAAAGCATTTCTGATGAATGCCATAGTTCAATTGTCTGCTACTTATCGTGAGCACATGCATGAGAGCCGATCACGTCTGCTTGATGCAGATTAGAAGATAATATAACGCCAAAATATCTGGATCATTAATGGGCAAAGAGTTAAACGTAAGGTTTATTGCAAATTTTCACATTTCTCATGGATCAGACTATCAAAATTTCTGTCATTGTTAAACAATTCAATAATTACGAGATAAAGCACTAGCAATTATGTCAattgaatacaacaacaacaacaacccagtgaaatcccacaacgtggggtctggggagggtagagtgtacgcagaccttactcctaccaaggtaggacggctgtttccgagtTAATTATGTCAATTGAATGTAAATCGTAAATAATGCAATAATGGTATAATTTATTAGAATAATGAAAATGAGGGAAACATGATAAGAAAAGTGTAAGGATCTAAGTAGGGGTCTGTCTTCAAGTTTCTTCAAGGATTTTTCCTTGAGGTGTGTTACAAGACAAGAAAAGCCTTATAGAACTAGAGTTGGGAAGCAAGTAAAATACTCGGAAAGAAGAGTTTTTGCAAGGTAGGGCTTAACTTAGATTGGAGTCAATCAGATGGAATTAGATTGCACATCATGGATAAGTGTCTATCATGGAGGAAGATGTGCTCCTTTTATATGAATTGTGAGCAATATCAACTAGCAGGTAGTGCGGAAAATGACTACTGGATCATAGGAAAGTCCCTGGACTCACAGAACTTGTTGTGTAATGCGGCGTTCAAGACCATTATGTTAGATTCTTTCACTTCAGATGCCATAAGATCCATCCATTCGCTCGTCGGTGTCCACTAGCTCATGTTAAAAAATCATTCTAGGAGGAGAACGAATCGTCTGTAAAGCTCAGAATGCTGCCATTGAATCTACTTTTATCTCTTCCCATATTCTCTTCTTCTCTATTTCACTATTTTTGAACCCCCTATACGTTGAGATTCTTCGCGCTCGTTTAACCTTGTCTTTTGGTGAGAACTCAATTCCAGAACACTCAACAGGAGTTTGTAATACTTATATGAGTTTTACTGCTTCACCTTCTAATTCGTTTATGCATTATCATGGTATTAGAATAATTAAAATTTTATCTCATAGTCAAGATACATTTACTAGGAAGTGGAGATGGAAACATGAACAACATATGTCTTTTCCTGCAGCATGCTTGTGATTTGCACTTCTGGTGTTGGTTACTTTGTTTTCCTAATTAGTTGAAGTAGTACCTTTATGCAGTAAGAGAGTATTTTTCTTCTTTGGATATTGGGTTTTGTGGAGGGTCTATAGGAAACAGCTCTCcaccttcacaaggtaggggtaaggtctgtgtacacaccaccctccccaaacctcacttgtgggattatactgggtatgttgttgttgttggtttaaGGGAGAAAATAAATTGCAGTGCTCTTGGTTGAGAGTTCATTTTAGTGGAAAATAATTTTGTAGGGAACAATGGTGGATGGAAAATAAAAAGAGAGATTTAGACCTCAACAATGATGAAGAAAAACTAGAAAGCTTGAACTTCAATAATAGAGGAAAAGAAAGGATAAAAACGTTTCTTTTTTTCTGTTGGTGAAGATGATGATGACATGGCATGAATATGTCTAATATTGATTTGATGTGTTATCCAAGTCTGGGAAATTGAGGGATACACAACATCAGAGATGTTTAAAACATATTTTCTAACCAAGTTCAGATGTTGTTGAGAACTCCTGGGCCAGCATTAGAAAACGTGCAAGTTCAAGTGTCAAATAGGGTTTAAGCCTATTATGAATAGTGAACTTTATGTTCTTTCCTTTGTCCATTTTAAATAAAAGTTTATTCATGTGAACTTTGTatagttctttatttacttgTTTTAATGATTTTCTTTGTAAACAAAAAGCGGTGTTCTTTGTGTAGTTTGACCTTTCTAGAAAATAATCTATGGTTTTTGAAATTTCTATTCTGGAGGTCTTCATTACATTATCATATTTATAAAGAAATAGATTTCTTGAAAGGAATTGTACATACACCAACATGGACAAGCTATTGCACTGAGTGTACATACTTTATTGAGCAGATCTAGTCATTTCAAATTAAATTTCATATTTAACACCCTTTCAAGGATCATTGAGGATACGTGGAGGGGATTTGAGTCCATTAGTTTGTCTAATTCCAGTGTCTTGACTTTTCTACCTTATCAATTTAGAAGGAAAAGGAGGATTCTTTTCATGGTAATAATTTAACATTAAGAGAACTCTGTGTCTGATACTTTGCAAAATTGATATTTTCTATCGAAAAGTGTCAGGACAGTGTTAGTTGTTTCTCCTGAGGACCTTCCCCCCCACCCTTGTGTATGTATCAGAAATACGCATTCTCAAGTCTTGATGTTTCCTATAGAAAGTGGTAGCACAGTGCCATTCTAGTTTTCCTCTTTTGAAGTAATGAACTACTTGATATGGAAGCATGAAAGGTTGTAGATTAACTTACATTTATTTTCCTTCGGTTTTTCCTCTTTTAAGTAATGAACGTCGAAAGGGAAGCATAAAAGCATGTAAAGTAAATTGCTATCACTATGCTCGGTGTTGGCATTCGTATCACAAAGCTTGAATAACTTGATAAAGCTTAGAGTACTGAAAAATGGTTCTCTGATGTCACTCGAGCCAGAAACATTATTTTACTGAtacaagaaaataagtacaaCATAGGCAAAATAAATATGAGGATTCACTGAGAAGTCAtccttctttattttcttgcagATGCTCATAGTTTTCCTCCTGTCTTTTAATAACTGATGCTGTCAacagaaaagaaataaaaaaagcaGAAAAATATTTAAGTCAGAAAAGAAATTTTTAGTAGTGAAACCTGTATCGAAATGCATAAAAAATGTAACTTACGCATCACAGTTAACGTTTCTGGAGATGGGGGTATCCATGGTGACACCACACTTGGTAGGAAGAGCTTGAGCTGCATCATCTTTAAGGTTTGCGTACCGGTTAGCAGCAGCCTTGACACAATTGCAAGCAGCCTTTTTGTCAGCTGTGCTTTGGGCCAATCCTTTCAGGCTTTTCACTCCACTGCAGCAAGCTGCACCTGGCTCACCTCCTTGATTAAGGTATGGAATGCATGGTGCCAAAGATGCATCTACTTGTCCACAAGTGAGGGCTTGTGCTGGCTCAAACATGAGCTGAATCATGGCCAACACTACAATAGCTGAAATGATGACTCCCTTCATCTTTGCTTCAGTTGTAAGAAAAAGGATTGTTTTGAAGTGCAAAGTGAGGTAGGTATTTTTGTTGGACTTCTAGATTGCCCTTGTTGATGCCATCCACAGTGTTGAGAGGATATATATAGTATCCTGATAATTGCAAAGAAAAGAAAGTTGTTCTTTGCTGTGGTTATATCAGTTATGTCATTTCGGCATTTCATTTCCTTGTTATGTCATTTCCTGATTTGTTGCAGAAGAAAAGACCAAATAATCTGACATGTTATGACGGTTATTTGCTGGTATTGATGATGCTTCAGCTTTCCTCTGCTAGTGGTACTTAGGGATAAAAGAATTCAACAAACCTAATCTCTTTTGCATCAGCAAACTGCTTTCTTCCTTTTGCAGCCTTAATTGGCCATCAGCACAATTAGCTGAGAACAACAGATTTATCGGTTGCAATAAAAATGGCCATCGCGAAATACATATCTATGTTTTGTGTGCCAATATGACACAAAGGTAAATCATGCATGTTGTTTAAGTCTAACTTACACATTGATGTATCAATTTATTCCTTATATTAATTACCCACTGCATCAAGTAACTTTCTTGATCATCATTTCCTTGTAAGTTTTGTATGCAAGGAAAGTTTGTGAATTGGATTGGATGCACTCAAACTTATCTAATGCATTTGAGTCTTAAATTAGTTAGCTTGGATCAGATTTCGAAGTAAACCAGTGGAATATGCCCTCAGTCTTTGGTAATTTGTGCATCACTTGGCTGGTTTTCTTAGCATATCATTTGTAAAGAAAACAAGAACATCCCCCTGTTTTAGTAAGGTTTTCTATTTTTGGTATACCTCCTGTATGCGGGCTCATTTTTGCCCTTCTTCTGATGAAATTATTTATGAAAGGAAAGAAGAAAGTCCCAATAATGATTTGTAAAATATATAAATCTTTTTCCTAGGAAGATGCGATTGATTCATGACTAGAACATTTAGCAGTGGAGACATTGGAGTAGAATTTTTGAGAACACTGGAGCAGAATTAAAACATCTAATGATGAAAACGACTAAATGAATATTTGATCACGGTGATTGTTCTGATTAAAGGGGTCAGCATGGAAACTTATTACTACCTCCTGTCACCCCGGGtgaaccaaaaagaaaaaaagaatgagaaaaactaggcccaaaaaaaaaaaaaaatctcccatATAACTTACAACCACTCAGTCGTTCAAGTAGGAATTTATGGAAGTGATGAGAACTGATGTAAGAGGTATTTTGGTGTTTCAATGTCACTGGAAAAATGAATATGGATAATTGTCATTTCTCTATGTGAATGATAATGTACCTTTTTCACCAGGATGTGGTGCGACGGATGGAGCTACTCCTCCCTTAACCAGAGGTCTTGATTTCGAGTTCTGGATGTGGAAAAATCTTTGTTGGTAGGGAGCGCTCCAAATGAGGTCCTAAGCGGCGCGAATATGGATTTTGTCGGGCTCCAATGCTACAAACAGATTAAGAAAGAGAACTGAATGAATGGTAACTTTGGAAACTTATGAGGTGCTATTTGCGCTTTGACTAGTACTAACAACTATGCAATATTTGTTAACACATGTTCATTCAAACTTTGAGCATACTTATATTTATGCATGTTCAGTCGATATTCAGTTTACCCTCAGGAGTTGGTCGAGTAGGATTAAAGTCTGAACCAAATACATAAACTCTACTATGGGTACTAAAATCTCTGTATTACATTGCTAAGAGTGAATTACATGAAGATATCCTTAAGAGAGAAATAATCAAGAATTTAAGTAGCCTTCTAGGATGAGGAAAAAAAAGAGATTGATTATCATACATGCAGACATAAGGACTTGACTACAGTTTCTTTGGCATCACTAGCAAACTTTCAGATTTTCAGAAAAAATATCCACTATTATAGTTATTACCACTTGGCACTGTATGAAGGGTTTTAGTAGAGAAACTATTATAGTTCAGGGTAATAGTAAAACCCAGAGTTTAAGTATTAAACTAATAACTATGAATAGTTTAAAGGATTTAGGTATTAATTCAAAATATACAAGTCAGACGACTAACCTTGAAAGGACGTAAAAATTATATGTAAAGAGAAGTTCTAaagaatctatatatatatatatatatatatatatatatatatatatatatatatatatatatatatatatatatatatataaagcagggCACAAGGCCCGCCTAGGTGGCACATCTAAAAAGTCAGCATTCATATTTATCTATTTTCTTAGAATTTTGCCTTTTACCCTTTTATTTAATTGctctataaataaaataaaaaatccaaaGGCACGTCTACTTAATTCTCTTTCagtttgtattttgaattgtcagTCACACTTCTTGGTAATATTTAACCCTTCCCCTGTTTAACCTATATCATCACATATTACGCCTCTCTGTTGGAGGAAAAAAATTTAGGCCTGGCTCTCCCTAAAAATAAAATGATCTACCTTGCTCTTCTTATCATCTTTTCCCTCCCACTTTCTATGGGATACTGGATGACAGGAGTATGAATATGTCGATATTTGTCAAATTGCTTTTGATATTTTAACTGCTGAGATCGTTGGATTTTGGGCACTCTTCTTGAAGCTTTGGTTCAGACTACAAAAAACTTAAATGACACGACTATTACACAAACAAGCAATTAAAGAAATATTTCAGTTACAATTCCTAACTCCTCTTCAATTTTTCTTCCAATTAATGTTACTTACTGTAAGTCTTCGTTGTACGTTACAATGTTATAAATGAAGTATTTGAGTCGCTCAAGAGGATTGCAAGCAACCACATGATTCATTTCCCTTATACGATGTCTCTGTTCTTTTGCCAAAAGGAAATTCGATTGCCAAGGAAATGGTCAAATGGTCGCCCATATAAACTCTCTGTCTCTATCTAGAGTGAGTACAATTGGAAGTCCACTGCATGTTAATTGCAGAAGAGCCTTTCATAAATTTTTACGTATATCTCATGGTATTTTGTTTGTGCGTTAACATCTTAGCATAGAATTTCTTGTTTTCCTTTTCTCTTTGGACTTATTTGCTCAGACACATGTGAAGGATTGGATTTTAAAGTGCATGAAGGGAAAGAATTAGATAAAGTTCTTAGGGGACTCTTTGAGCCTTTAACCAATGCCAATCACTCACATCACCCAACGGTGCATGGATGCTGCTTGTGATGGCGGAAAAGATGGCTAGGCTCCTGCAGTTAC
The sequence above is a segment of the Lycium barbarum isolate Lr01 chromosome 6, ASM1917538v2, whole genome shotgun sequence genome. Coding sequences within it:
- the LOC132600054 gene encoding non-specific lipid-transfer protein 1-like, which encodes MKGIIISAIVVLAMIQLMFEPGQALTCGQVDASLAPCIPYLTQGGEPGAACCSGVKSLKGLAQSTADKKVACNCVKAAANRYANLKDDAAQALPTKCGVTMDTPISRNVNCDTISY
- the LOC132600056 gene encoding non-specific lipid-transfer protein 1-like; protein product: MKGVIISAIVVLAMIQLMFEPAQALTCGQVDASLAPCIPYLNQGGEPGAACCSGVKSLKGLAQSTADKKAACNCVKAAANRYANLKDDAAQALPTKCGVTMDTPISRNVNCDAISY